Proteins from a genomic interval of Synechococcus sp. A15-28:
- a CDS encoding DUF1823 family protein, translated as MLPTHVTDLWPLSRALLLQILEDRCSDRFVCERIWERLGYVDSDGVWRAGSKTPSDWVEAFPEGPQLIAERPALVRLTRSIPKQHKQLLKQQLKFQGYRIGELYPRRTRRATAVSWLLAWLAQQEMPLPEQGPLAPELPVPSDPVAGHPGDLPVA; from the coding sequence ATGCTGCCGACTCATGTGACCGATCTCTGGCCCCTCAGCCGGGCATTGCTCCTGCAGATCCTTGAGGACCGTTGCAGCGACCGCTTCGTCTGTGAGCGGATCTGGGAGCGTCTGGGTTACGTCGACTCAGACGGCGTCTGGCGCGCTGGTTCCAAGACACCCAGCGACTGGGTGGAGGCCTTCCCTGAGGGGCCGCAGCTGATTGCTGAACGGCCGGCCTTGGTGCGTCTGACCCGATCGATCCCGAAGCAGCACAAGCAGCTGCTGAAGCAGCAACTGAAGTTTCAGGGTTACCGCATCGGTGAGCTCTATCCGCGACGGACCCGCCGCGCCACCGCCGTGAGCTGGTTGCTGGCCTGGCTGGCCCAGCAGGAGATGCCCCTTCCGGAGCAGGGGCCCCTGGCTCCCGAGCTGCCGGTGCCCTCCGATCCGGTCGCCGGACATCCCGGCGACCTGCCAGTGGCGTGA